A single region of the Marinobacter salinisoli genome encodes:
- a CDS encoding methionine ABC transporter permease has protein sequence MDVFMDLFSNVDWSEIGWASWDTLVMVGMSLLFSVVIGLPIGVLLFLTGKRQLLEQPVAYAVLSFVVNVLRSVPFIILLIVMIPFTVMLIGTSLGVAGAIPPLVAGGAPFFARLVETSLREVDRGIIEATQAMGANVKQIVFGALLPEAMPGIIAGITVTAITLVSYAAMSGVIGGGGLGDLAIRFGYQRFQTDVMVITVALLVIFVQVLQMAGDRLVLYFSRK, from the coding sequence ATGGACGTTTTCATGGATCTGTTCAGTAACGTCGACTGGTCTGAAATCGGCTGGGCGAGCTGGGACACCCTGGTGATGGTGGGCATGTCCCTGCTGTTCAGTGTGGTGATCGGCCTGCCGATCGGGGTGTTGCTGTTTCTGACGGGCAAGCGCCAGCTGCTGGAGCAGCCGGTGGCCTACGCTGTGCTGTCGTTCGTGGTGAACGTGCTACGGTCGGTGCCCTTTATCATCCTGCTGATCGTGATGATCCCGTTCACCGTGATGCTGATCGGGACCTCGCTCGGGGTGGCCGGCGCGATTCCGCCACTGGTTGCCGGTGGTGCGCCCTTCTTTGCCCGGCTGGTGGAAACCTCTTTGAGGGAGGTGGACCGGGGCATTATTGAAGCCACCCAGGCGATGGGCGCGAACGTCAAACAGATTGTGTTCGGTGCCCTGTTGCCCGAGGCGATGCCGGGCATCATTGCGGGCATCACCGTGACCGCGATTACCCTGGTATCCTACGCCGCCATGTCCGGGGTGATCGGCGGTGGTGGCCTGGGTGATCTTGCCATCCGTTTCGGGTATCAACGCTTTCAGACCGATGTCATGGTGATTACCGTGGCGTTACTGGTGATTTTCGTGCAAGTGCTGCAGATGGCCGGCGACCGTCTGGTGCTTTATTTCAGCCGCAAGTAA
- a CDS encoding MetQ/NlpA family ABC transporter substrate-binding protein: protein MNLKQSLVALAAAFSVSVASAEELSVAATPVPHAEILEFVKPALAEQGVELDVKVFTDYIQPNVQVDQKRMDANFFQHQPYLSEFNSGRGTELVSVTGVHVEPFGAYSSRIDSLDELPEGAVVAIPNDPTNGGRALLLLQKAGLITLEDASKITATPRDIAENPKDLDFKELEAATLPRILGQVDLALINTNYALEAGLNPTEDALLIEGSDSPYVNILVARPDNKDSDAMKKLAEALASDEVKQFIMDKYQGAVVPAN, encoded by the coding sequence ATGAATCTTAAGCAGTCCCTGGTGGCCCTGGCCGCTGCCTTTTCCGTATCTGTCGCGTCCGCCGAAGAGCTGTCCGTGGCGGCCACTCCGGTACCTCACGCCGAAATTCTGGAATTCGTGAAACCGGCTCTGGCTGAGCAGGGCGTTGAACTGGATGTGAAGGTCTTTACCGACTACATCCAGCCGAACGTGCAGGTTGATCAGAAGCGCATGGATGCCAACTTCTTCCAGCACCAGCCCTACCTGAGCGAGTTCAACTCCGGCCGTGGCACGGAGCTGGTGAGTGTGACAGGCGTGCACGTCGAGCCCTTCGGCGCCTACTCCAGCCGTATTGATTCGCTGGACGAGCTGCCGGAAGGTGCGGTGGTTGCCATCCCGAACGACCCGACCAACGGTGGCCGTGCCCTGCTGCTGCTGCAGAAAGCCGGTCTGATCACGCTGGAAGACGCCAGCAAGATCACCGCCACGCCGCGGGACATTGCCGAAAACCCGAAAGACCTGGACTTCAAGGAACTGGAAGCGGCAACCCTGCCGCGGATTCTGGGCCAGGTTGATTTGGCGCTGATCAACACCAATTACGCGCTGGAAGCGGGCCTGAACCCGACCGAAGACGCGCTGCTGATCGAGGGCTCTGATTCACCGTATGTGAACATCCTCGTGGCCCGTCCGGACAACAAGGACAGCGATGCCATGAAGAAGCTGGCGGAAGCGCTGGCCAGCGATGAGGTCAAGCAGTTCATCATGGACAAATACCAGGGCGCCGTGGTTCCGGCAAACTGA
- a CDS encoding peroxiredoxin, with protein sequence MSLRLGDTAPDFVQDSTEGQISFHDWLGDSWGILFSHPADFTPVCTTELGLTAKLKDEFAKRNVKAIALSVDPVDSHKEWIADINETQNCTVNFPIIADHDRKVSELYDMIHPNADNSLTVRSLFVIDPNKKVRLTITYPASTGRNFNEVLRVVDSLQLTEDHKVATPGNWTRGEDVVIVPSLQDEDEIKQRFPKGYKAVKSYLRMTPDPKANWSGE encoded by the coding sequence ATGAGTTTACGATTGGGAGACACCGCACCGGATTTCGTTCAGGACTCCACCGAAGGGCAGATTTCCTTTCATGACTGGCTTGGAGACAGCTGGGGCATTCTGTTCTCGCACCCGGCCGACTTCACCCCGGTTTGTACCACCGAACTGGGCCTGACGGCCAAGCTCAAGGACGAATTTGCCAAGCGCAACGTAAAAGCCATCGCGCTCAGCGTGGACCCGGTGGATTCCCACAAGGAATGGATCGCGGACATCAACGAAACCCAGAACTGCACGGTCAATTTTCCGATCATCGCCGACCACGACCGGAAGGTTTCCGAGCTCTACGACATGATCCACCCCAATGCGGACAACAGCCTGACGGTACGTTCGCTGTTCGTGATCGATCCGAACAAAAAAGTACGCCTGACCATCACCTATCCGGCCAGCACCGGCCGTAACTTCAACGAGGTGCTGCGGGTGGTGGATTCACTGCAACTCACGGAAGATCACAAGGTAGCCACGCCCGGCAACTGGACCCGTGGCGAAGACGTCGTGATCGTGCCGTCACTGCAGGATGAGGACGAAATCAAACAGCGCTTTCCGAAAGGCTACAAGGCGGTCAAATCCTATCTGCGAATGACCCCGGACCCGAAAGCCAACTGGAGCGGCGAATAA
- a CDS encoding alanine/glycine:cation symporter family protein encodes METISNFISDINALVWGPPMLVMILGVGLFLSLGLKLMPILKLGAGFRLMWQGRTSTGAESEGEIPPFQALMTALSATVGTGNIAGVATAVFLGGPGALFWMWLTALVGMATKFSEAVLAVRYREVDENGNHVGGPMYYIRNGLGRKWAWMGVLFAVFAAIAGFGIGNTVQANSVADVMEANFGVPHLLTGIILMVLVGAVLIGGIRRIGHVASALVPLMAISYLIAGLTVLAINVADIPSALAMVIQHAFSPIAAEGGFAGAAVWAAIRFGVARGIFSNEAGLGSAPIAHAAAQTKSPVNQGLVAMLGTFIDTIIICTITGLVIITSGLWTSGVSGAELTSMAFADALPGVGNYLVAIALAIFAFTTILGWSFYGERCIEFLFGVKAIVPYRIAWILAIPVGASLNLGIVWLIADTLNAMMALPNLVALALLSPVVFKLTREHFDQQRSVGQGG; translated from the coding sequence GTGGAAACAATTTCGAACTTCATCTCAGACATTAATGCCCTGGTCTGGGGTCCGCCCATGCTGGTGATGATTCTGGGCGTTGGGCTGTTTCTCAGCCTGGGCCTGAAACTGATGCCGATCCTGAAGCTCGGCGCCGGTTTCCGTCTGATGTGGCAGGGTCGAACCTCCACCGGCGCCGAAAGCGAGGGCGAGATTCCTCCGTTCCAGGCCCTGATGACCGCCCTGTCGGCCACGGTTGGCACCGGGAACATCGCCGGCGTCGCAACGGCGGTGTTCCTCGGCGGCCCGGGGGCGCTGTTCTGGATGTGGCTGACAGCCCTGGTGGGCATGGCCACCAAGTTCTCGGAAGCGGTGCTGGCGGTGCGCTACCGCGAGGTCGATGAGAACGGCAATCACGTGGGCGGCCCGATGTACTACATCCGCAACGGGCTGGGCCGCAAATGGGCCTGGATGGGCGTGCTGTTCGCGGTGTTTGCCGCCATTGCCGGGTTCGGCATTGGCAACACCGTGCAGGCCAACTCGGTGGCCGACGTGATGGAAGCCAACTTTGGCGTACCGCATTTGCTCACCGGAATTATCCTCATGGTGCTGGTGGGCGCCGTCCTGATCGGCGGCATCCGGCGCATCGGTCACGTCGCCAGTGCGCTGGTTCCCCTGATGGCCATCTCTTACCTGATTGCCGGGCTTACGGTACTGGCCATCAACGTGGCGGACATTCCCTCGGCCCTGGCCATGGTCATCCAACACGCGTTTTCACCCATTGCCGCAGAGGGCGGCTTTGCCGGCGCTGCGGTCTGGGCTGCGATTCGTTTCGGGGTTGCCCGGGGCATCTTTTCCAACGAGGCCGGTCTGGGCTCTGCCCCGATTGCCCACGCCGCCGCGCAAACCAAGAGCCCGGTCAATCAGGGTCTGGTGGCGATGCTCGGCACCTTTATCGACACCATCATCATCTGCACGATCACCGGGCTGGTGATCATTACCTCCGGGTTATGGACCAGCGGTGTGTCCGGTGCCGAACTGACCTCCATGGCCTTTGCCGATGCCCTGCCCGGCGTGGGCAATTACCTGGTGGCCATTGCCCTGGCCATTTTCGCCTTCACCACCATTCTCGGCTGGTCCTTCTACGGCGAGCGATGCATTGAGTTCCTGTTCGGCGTCAAAGCCATCGTGCCCTACCGGATCGCCTGGATACTCGCGATTCCGGTTGGCGCCAGCCTGAACCTCGGCATCGTCTGGCTGATTGCCGACACCCTGAATGCCATGATGGCCTTGCCCAACCTGGTGGCGCTGGCCCTGCTTAGCCCGGTAGTGTTCAAGCTGACCCGGGAACACTTTGACCAGCAGCGGTCTGTGGGTCAGGGCGGGTAG
- a CDS encoding CBS domain-containing protein, translating into MRSVKVSDVMWNHIEPIRCGTPLTRVVKTLLENHVSGLPVVDNQRRVLGFVSEQDCIHALLVSSYHCEGDPIVDDVMFREPVTITAEMAVVDLAQNLGAGKPKVYPVVDHGKLIGIVTRTAILAEFARIGCGVELPKYASADDD; encoded by the coding sequence ATGCGCTCAGTGAAAGTCTCTGATGTCATGTGGAATCACATTGAGCCCATTCGGTGTGGCACGCCGCTGACCCGTGTGGTGAAAACACTGCTGGAAAACCACGTGTCCGGCCTGCCGGTGGTGGATAACCAGCGGCGCGTGCTGGGATTTGTCTCGGAGCAGGATTGCATCCATGCGCTGCTGGTCAGCAGCTATCACTGTGAGGGTGATCCGATCGTGGACGACGTGATGTTTCGGGAACCGGTTACCATTACGGCCGAAATGGCGGTGGTTGATCTGGCCCAGAACCTCGGCGCCGGGAAACCCAAGGTCTATCCCGTGGTGGACCATGGCAAATTGATCGGGATCGTGACCAGGACCGCCATCCTGGCCGAATTCGCGCGCATCGGTTGTGGTGTGGAATTGCCCAAGTACGCCAGTGCCGACGACGATTGA
- the fghA gene encoding S-formylglutathione hydrolase translates to MELLSTNVVFAGEHRRYRHHSPTLGCDMEFAVYLPPGAVGKEPREVPAMYWLSGLTCTDQNFMQKAGALKRAGQLGLAIVCPDTSPRGVGLPGEDEDYDLGTGAGFYINATREPWARHYRMYDYVVSELPELLEKDLPLTDQRSVCGHSMGGHGALICALKNPGRYQAVSAFAPIANPSECPWGQKAFKAYLGDDPGAWEEWDATLLIPTARERLPLLVDQGTADEFLDSQLNPDALAEACETFHHHLHLRMHRGYDHSYYFISSFIDDHLNHHAQALGLR, encoded by the coding sequence ATGGAGCTGCTGTCGACCAACGTAGTGTTCGCCGGAGAGCACCGCCGCTATCGTCATCACTCGCCCACTCTGGGGTGTGATATGGAGTTTGCCGTGTACCTGCCACCCGGCGCGGTCGGTAAGGAACCACGGGAGGTGCCGGCCATGTACTGGCTGTCTGGCCTGACCTGTACAGACCAGAATTTCATGCAGAAGGCCGGGGCGCTGAAGCGCGCCGGGCAGCTGGGGCTGGCGATTGTCTGCCCTGACACCAGCCCACGGGGCGTGGGTTTGCCGGGGGAAGACGAGGACTACGACCTCGGCACGGGAGCCGGGTTTTACATCAACGCCACCCGGGAACCCTGGGCCAGGCATTACCGCATGTACGATTATGTGGTGAGCGAACTGCCGGAACTGCTGGAAAAGGACTTACCGCTGACGGACCAGCGTTCGGTCTGTGGCCACTCCATGGGCGGACACGGGGCGTTAATCTGTGCCCTGAAGAATCCGGGCCGGTATCAGGCGGTGTCGGCGTTTGCGCCCATTGCCAACCCTTCCGAATGCCCCTGGGGGCAGAAGGCATTCAAAGCCTATCTGGGAGACGATCCCGGCGCGTGGGAAGAGTGGGATGCGACGCTGCTGATTCCGACCGCGCGGGAGCGGCTTCCGCTGCTGGTGGATCAGGGCACGGCGGATGAGTTCCTCGACAGCCAGCTGAACCCGGATGCGCTGGCCGAAGCCTGCGAAACCTTTCATCACCACCTGCACCTGCGCATGCATCGGGGTTACGACCACAGTTACTACTTCATATCGTCATTTATTGATGACCACCTGAATCACCATGCGCAGGCGCTCGGGTTGCGATAA
- a CDS encoding HD-GYP domain-containing protein, giving the protein MSDLVRIAPGALELGRPLPWNVYDAEGKVLLRQGYVIQTMGQLEQLFERGRFKPRTIRRPEESPEADNHERNPFADYPDLLHTLDLTLTAITNGEASAPQRLTGLTRMIERTCKQAPDASLALVHLYAVEPSFHEQILFYAILCQFMGDEFGLEEERTQQLTAAALTANLALVPVANQLNASNQVLNETQRKVIRKHPERSILALKEAGIDHPLLLTIIAQHHEQADGSGYPLGLSGTEIRPEAEILALAERYIAMITKRAYRTRMNLSEARKLIGNLGDGPFRPAIPKSLLKVLGDYPPGILVRLDNEEVGVVTTRPHLGRGPMVKVLFGPRGNRYNGAFERDTSLLEFGIRALEEPEIMPSMDFSRIWGFGY; this is encoded by the coding sequence GTGAGTGATCTGGTTCGAATCGCACCCGGCGCCCTGGAACTCGGCCGGCCGTTACCCTGGAATGTCTACGACGCCGAGGGCAAGGTCCTTCTGCGCCAGGGCTACGTGATTCAGACCATGGGCCAACTGGAGCAATTGTTCGAACGCGGCCGTTTCAAGCCTCGCACCATCCGGCGCCCGGAAGAATCGCCGGAGGCCGACAACCACGAGCGCAACCCGTTCGCCGATTACCCCGACCTGCTGCACACCCTCGACCTCACCCTGACTGCCATCACCAACGGCGAAGCGTCCGCGCCTCAACGGCTGACCGGGCTGACCCGGATGATCGAGCGCACCTGCAAGCAAGCCCCGGATGCCAGCCTGGCGCTGGTGCATCTGTACGCGGTCGAGCCCAGCTTTCACGAACAGATCCTGTTTTACGCCATTCTCTGCCAGTTCATGGGTGACGAGTTCGGCCTTGAAGAGGAACGGACGCAGCAACTTACCGCTGCCGCGCTGACCGCAAACCTGGCCCTGGTGCCGGTTGCCAATCAGCTGAACGCCTCCAATCAGGTGCTGAATGAGACCCAGCGGAAAGTGATTCGAAAGCATCCCGAGCGCAGCATCCTGGCGCTCAAAGAAGCCGGTATTGATCACCCGCTGTTACTCACCATCATTGCCCAGCACCACGAACAGGCCGACGGCAGCGGATACCCCCTGGGGCTGTCGGGCACCGAGATTCGCCCGGAGGCAGAGATTCTGGCGCTGGCGGAGCGTTACATCGCCATGATCACCAAGCGGGCCTACCGTACCCGCATGAACCTGAGCGAGGCCCGCAAGCTGATCGGCAATCTGGGTGATGGGCCGTTCCGTCCGGCCATTCCGAAATCGTTGCTGAAAGTGCTCGGGGATTATCCGCCCGGCATTCTGGTGCGGCTGGACAACGAGGAAGTGGGCGTGGTTACCACACGCCCGCATCTGGGCCGGGGGCCCATGGTGAAAGTGCTATTCGGCCCCAGGGGCAATCGCTACAACGGCGCCTTCGAACGCGACACCAGCCTGCTGGAGTTCGGCATCCGTGCTCTGGAGGAACCGGAGATCATGCCGTCCATGGATTTCAGCCGGATCTGGGGCTTTGGTTACTGA
- a CDS encoding GGDEF domain-containing protein yields MLHRLKTDFRLSIITLLGACAIIGVTPFAVYRFLQGQVLVGIVDTFIVAGVLASMAHGWISGRTLVSGRIMSLSCSGSAIVIGGVIGEPGLFWVFPCLLTNFFLVNPRFAVSVNLLTIAGLMLQTDIYDSLIQMWSFGTVAFVVSVCAYVFAHRNESQRNMLEHLATIDPLTGVGNRRCMDQELALSVAASERTGQPCTVALLDLDHFKSVNDEFGHSVGDRVLVDVVSLIQQNTRRTDFLFRYGGEEFVLLLPGTAGQGVKKVMTNLQSVIRKHLRVGGQAVTASFGVAELDIGESVDRWLERADSALYQAKEAGRDCIIYANCPRAQSEAVASQEECLLT; encoded by the coding sequence ATGCTCCACCGCCTCAAGACGGATTTCCGGCTGTCAATCATTACCCTGCTGGGGGCCTGCGCCATTATTGGTGTCACACCGTTTGCGGTTTACCGGTTTCTGCAAGGCCAGGTGCTGGTCGGCATTGTGGACACCTTCATCGTGGCCGGCGTGCTCGCCAGCATGGCCCATGGCTGGATCTCGGGCCGGACGCTGGTGAGTGGCAGGATCATGAGCCTGAGCTGCTCGGGGAGTGCCATCGTCATTGGCGGAGTTATCGGCGAGCCGGGCCTGTTCTGGGTATTTCCCTGTCTGCTGACCAATTTCTTCCTGGTCAATCCCAGGTTTGCGGTGTCGGTTAACCTGCTGACCATCGCCGGGCTGATGCTGCAGACCGATATCTACGATTCGCTGATCCAGATGTGGTCCTTTGGCACCGTGGCCTTTGTCGTCAGTGTCTGCGCCTACGTGTTTGCCCATCGCAACGAGAGCCAGCGCAACATGCTGGAGCACCTGGCCACCATCGATCCGCTGACGGGCGTTGGCAACCGCCGCTGCATGGATCAGGAACTGGCGCTGTCGGTGGCGGCGTCCGAGCGCACGGGACAGCCCTGCACCGTTGCCCTGCTCGACCTGGATCATTTCAAGAGCGTCAATGACGAGTTCGGCCACAGCGTGGGCGATCGGGTGCTTGTCGACGTGGTCAGCCTGATCCAGCAGAACACCCGTCGAACCGATTTCCTGTTCCGCTACGGTGGTGAGGAATTCGTGCTGCTGTTGCCCGGCACCGCAGGCCAGGGCGTGAAGAAGGTGATGACTAACCTGCAGTCGGTGATCCGCAAGCACCTGAGGGTCGGCGGCCAGGCGGTCACGGCGTCGTTTGGTGTAGCGGAACTGGACATTGGTGAAAGCGTGGATCGCTGGCTGGAGCGCGCCGATAGCGCCCTCTACCAGGCCAAAGAAGCCGGTCGGGACTGCATCATCTATGCGAACTGTCCGCGGGCGCAAAGCGAAGCAGTCGCCAGCCAAGAAGAATGCCTGCTGACGTAA
- a CDS encoding MATE family efflux transporter, whose protein sequence is MDETHQPLPAARQPLIPRTLAEWRTLALLGGPILIAQVAQMANGVIDTVMAGHASAEDLAAVGIGSSIWMPVFLFFMGLLGALQPIISGYNGARTFDKIMPATWQGLYLAAAGSVIMILLLRHVHPLLELLNLEANTARITQGYLDAFSWGVPALLLMNALRGLTDGLGHTRVIMAFSVLSTLINLPLNYIFIFGKFGVPAMGGIGCGWATTLSNGLAALALLIYLNRSEAYRRFHLLADWVRPNLAGLSYILKLGVPIGFTIFVEASMFSVIALFLAPLGPVVVAGHQIALNVVSLLFMLPLSIGMALTLRISFLVGAGAPDTARLISHSTLILAGLVALVFASLLWGFSEQIAALYTRDIDVQAVTIRLLAFAALFQIADVIQVTCISALRGYKDTRVPMFIMLFSFWGIGLPLGYALTFTDLFRPAMGAAGFWVGLTGGLTSAGILLGWRLLRFAPADSSHR, encoded by the coding sequence ATGGACGAAACGCACCAGCCGTTACCGGCCGCCCGCCAGCCCCTCATTCCACGTACCCTGGCCGAGTGGCGCACCCTTGCCCTTCTGGGTGGTCCGATCCTGATTGCCCAGGTGGCCCAGATGGCCAACGGGGTGATCGACACGGTGATGGCCGGCCACGCCAGCGCCGAAGACCTGGCTGCCGTGGGTATTGGCAGCAGCATCTGGATGCCCGTGTTCCTGTTTTTCATGGGGCTTCTGGGTGCCCTGCAGCCCATCATTTCCGGCTACAACGGCGCACGCACCTTTGACAAGATCATGCCGGCGACCTGGCAGGGGCTGTATCTGGCCGCCGCCGGTTCGGTGATCATGATCCTGCTGTTGCGCCATGTGCATCCGTTGCTGGAACTGCTGAATCTGGAAGCCAACACCGCCCGCATTACCCAGGGCTACCTGGACGCCTTCTCCTGGGGTGTGCCTGCTCTGCTGTTGATGAACGCCCTGCGAGGGCTGACCGACGGCCTGGGCCATACCCGGGTGATCATGGCCTTCTCCGTGTTGAGCACGCTGATCAATCTGCCTCTGAACTACATTTTCATCTTCGGCAAGTTCGGAGTCCCAGCCATGGGTGGGATCGGGTGTGGCTGGGCAACGACGCTGTCGAACGGCCTTGCTGCGCTCGCGCTGCTCATATACCTCAACCGGAGCGAGGCCTACCGGAGATTCCACCTGCTTGCGGACTGGGTGCGCCCCAATCTGGCGGGACTGAGCTACATCCTGAAACTCGGCGTGCCCATTGGCTTCACGATCTTCGTGGAAGCCAGCATGTTTTCGGTGATTGCCCTGTTTCTGGCGCCGCTTGGACCGGTGGTGGTCGCCGGCCACCAGATCGCCCTAAATGTAGTGTCGCTGCTGTTCATGCTGCCACTGAGCATCGGCATGGCGCTGACCTTGCGCATCAGTTTCCTGGTGGGTGCCGGCGCGCCGGATACCGCCCGGCTGATTTCCCACAGCACGCTGATACTGGCCGGCCTGGTCGCGCTGGTGTTTGCGTCGCTGCTGTGGGGGTTTTCGGAGCAGATCGCCGCGCTCTACACACGGGATATTGACGTGCAGGCGGTAACGATTCGTCTGCTGGCCTTTGCGGCCCTGTTTCAGATCGCCGATGTCATTCAGGTCACCTGCATCAGCGCATTGCGCGGCTACAAGGACACCCGGGTGCCCATGTTCATCATGCTGTTTTCTTTCTGGGGGATCGGCCTGCCTCTGGGTTACGCGCTGACCTTCACCGACCTGTTTCGCCCGGCCATGGGGGCGGCCGGTTTCTGGGTCGGGCTGACCGGTGGGCTTACGTCAGCAGGCATTCTTCTTGGCTGGCGACTGCTTCGCTTTGCGCCCGCGGACAGTTCGCATAGATGA
- a CDS encoding carboxylate/amino acid/amine transporter — translation MALLVFVTVLWAFSFSLIGEFLAGQVDSDFAVLSRVLIAALVFLPFLRWRGVPAGMKLGILTTGMLQFGITYLCLYRSFSYLTVPEVLLFTIFTPLYVTLIDDALFRRFSPVALVAAAIATLGAGIIRYDGLSEDFITGFLLLQVANFTFAAGQVGYKHIMQRYPLDVPAFRTFGYFFVGALIIALPSFLIFGNPDRLPTTGLQWGILAWLGFAASGLGLFLWNRGGCRVDAGTLAIMNNALVPAGLLVNLLIWNRDADLLRLALGGGVIAFSLWVNARFHPQARLRSLA, via the coding sequence ATGGCATTACTGGTCTTCGTTACGGTTCTCTGGGCGTTTTCTTTCAGTCTGATCGGGGAGTTCCTTGCCGGTCAGGTGGACAGTGACTTTGCGGTGCTCAGCCGGGTCCTGATTGCCGCGCTGGTGTTCCTGCCTTTCCTGCGCTGGCGGGGCGTTCCCGCGGGCATGAAACTGGGCATTCTGACCACCGGCATGCTCCAGTTCGGCATCACTTACCTGTGCCTGTACCGCTCGTTCAGCTATCTCACGGTGCCCGAAGTCCTGCTGTTTACCATCTTCACGCCGCTGTACGTCACCCTCATCGACGACGCCCTGTTCCGCCGCTTTTCACCGGTGGCGCTGGTGGCTGCTGCGATCGCAACGCTGGGCGCAGGGATCATCCGTTACGATGGCCTGAGCGAAGATTTCATCACCGGCTTCCTGCTGCTGCAGGTTGCCAACTTTACCTTTGCCGCCGGGCAGGTGGGGTACAAGCACATCATGCAGCGCTATCCGCTGGACGTGCCGGCGTTTCGCACCTTTGGCTATTTCTTCGTCGGCGCGCTGATCATTGCCCTGCCCTCGTTCCTGATTTTCGGGAATCCCGACCGCCTGCCAACCACCGGCCTGCAGTGGGGCATCCTGGCCTGGCTGGGCTTTGCCGCGTCCGGGCTCGGCCTGTTCCTGTGGAACCGGGGTGGCTGCCGGGTGGATGCGGGCACCCTGGCGATCATGAACAATGCCCTGGTGCCGGCGGGTTTGCTGGTGAACCTGTTGATCTGGAACCGGGACGCAGACCTGCTGCGCCTGGCGCTGGGCGGCGGTGTTATCGCGTTTTCTCTGTGGGTGAATGCGCGCTTCCATCCACAGGCGAGACTGCGCAGCCTTGCCTGA